Proteins from a genomic interval of Desulfovibrio sp.:
- the dsrO gene encoding sulfate reduction electron transfer complex DsrMKJOP subunit DsrO, with product MNKSRRSFLKVAGLSACALSSGMAGLGALSGVAQAQIAPGRYEKGVNALHAKRWAMVIDTRQFTSPRDYEPLIEACHKFHNVPHVPGDQNIKWFWLDSFEHTFPDEMNAFLDKRRAEASYPLLCNHCTNPPCVRVCPTQATYKMEDGIVAMDYHRCIGCRFCMAGCPFGARSFNFKDPRKFLADPVPNPAFPTRMIGVVEKCTFCAERLAVGQLPACVEASGGKILFGDLEDPNSTVRQALSANYSIRRKPNLGTQPGVYYLI from the coding sequence ATGAACAAGAGCAGAAGAAGCTTTCTGAAAGTGGCGGGGCTTTCCGCCTGTGCCCTGAGCAGCGGAATGGCCGGCCTTGGCGCCTTGTCCGGCGTTGCTCAGGCCCAGATTGCCCCTGGACGGTATGAAAAGGGCGTTAACGCCCTGCACGCCAAGCGCTGGGCCATGGTTATTGACACCCGTCAGTTCACCAGCCCCCGTGACTACGAGCCGCTGATCGAAGCGTGCCACAAGTTCCACAATGTGCCGCACGTTCCGGGCGACCAGAACATCAAGTGGTTCTGGCTCGATTCGTTCGAGCACACCTTCCCCGATGAAATGAACGCCTTCCTCGACAAGCGCCGGGCCGAAGCCAGTTATCCGCTGCTGTGCAACCACTGCACCAACCCGCCCTGCGTGCGCGTGTGCCCCACTCAGGCCACCTACAAGATGGAAGACGGCATTGTTGCCATGGACTACCACCGTTGCATTGGCTGCCGCTTCTGCATGGCGGGTTGTCCTTTTGGTGCTCGTTCGTTCAACTTCAAGGACCCGCGCAAATTCCTTGCCGATCCCGTGCCCAACCCGGCCTTCCCCACGCGCATGATCGGCGTGGTGGAAAAGTGCACCTTCTGCGCCGAGCGCCTGGCTGTTGGCCAGCTGCCCGCCTGCGTTGAAGCCTCTGGCGGCAAGATCCTCTTCGGCGACCTGGAAGATCCCAATTCAACGGTGCGGCAGGCTTTGTCCGCCAACTACAGTATTCGCCGCAAGCCCAACCTGGGCACGCAGCCCGGCGTTTACTACCTCATATAG
- the dsrP gene encoding sulfate reduction electron transfer complex DsrMKJOP subunit DsrP, which translates to MVEKLLEGPKTYYLWLLFLLCLIAGCGIVYLDQLQNGLSVTGMNRDVSWGLYISQFTYFVGVAASAVMLVLPTYFHHYKKFKRMIIFGEFMAVAAVVMCALFIVVDLGQPQRMLNVMLHPTPNSVMFYDMLVLIGYLGLNIIIGWVTLEAERHEIDPPKWIKPLIYLSILWAFSIHTVTAFLYAGVPGRHYWLTAIMAGRFLASAFCSGPAILMLLMLLMRRLSGLDVGKEAVKTLTTIIVYAMCVNVFFFVLELFTAFYSNIPGHMEPISVLFFGHGGHLLWVNYWMWAAVIMAFSCLAILIPPKLRTHPTLMPIALIMLVAASWIDKGLGLLVGGFTPNMFETITPYMPTAKEIAVALGVYAVGALVLSLLWRIALGVKKEVNHLTD; encoded by the coding sequence ATGGTTGAAAAATTGCTCGAAGGTCCCAAGACCTACTACTTGTGGCTGCTCTTTCTGCTCTGCCTGATCGCAGGCTGCGGCATTGTGTACCTGGACCAGCTCCAGAACGGTCTTTCCGTGACCGGCATGAACCGCGACGTTTCGTGGGGTCTGTATATTTCGCAGTTCACCTACTTCGTCGGTGTTGCCGCCTCGGCCGTTATGCTGGTGCTGCCCACGTACTTCCACCACTACAAAAAATTCAAGCGCATGATCATCTTCGGTGAATTCATGGCCGTTGCGGCCGTGGTCATGTGCGCCCTGTTCATCGTGGTTGACCTTGGTCAGCCCCAACGCATGCTCAACGTCATGCTGCACCCCACTCCCAACTCCGTCATGTTTTACGACATGCTGGTGCTCATTGGGTACCTGGGTCTGAACATCATCATCGGCTGGGTTACCCTTGAAGCCGAACGGCACGAAATTGATCCGCCCAAATGGATCAAGCCCCTCATCTACCTTTCGATTCTGTGGGCTTTCTCCATCCACACGGTTACCGCCTTCCTGTACGCTGGCGTGCCCGGGCGTCACTACTGGCTCACCGCCATCATGGCTGGCCGCTTCCTGGCTTCGGCCTTCTGCTCGGGGCCTGCCATCCTCATGCTGCTGATGCTGCTTATGCGCCGCCTCAGCGGCCTGGATGTGGGCAAGGAAGCCGTGAAGACGCTGACCACCATCATCGTCTACGCCATGTGCGTGAACGTGTTCTTCTTTGTGCTTGAACTGTTCACGGCCTTCTACAGCAACATTCCCGGTCACATGGAACCCATCAGCGTTCTGTTCTTCGGCCACGGCGGTCACCTGCTGTGGGTAAACTACTGGATGTGGGCGGCGGTTATCATGGCCTTCTCGTGCCTGGCCATTCTTATTCCGCCCAAACTGCGCACCCATCCCACGCTCATGCCCATCGCACTTATCATGCTTGTGGCTGCCTCGTGGATCGACAAGGGTCTTGGTTTGCTGGTTGGCGGTTTTACCCCCAACATGTTTGAAACCATCACCCCCTACATGCCCACCGCAAAGGAAATTGCCGTGGCCCTTGGCGTGTACGCCGTGGGCGCCCTGGTGCTCTCCCTCTTGTGGCGCATCGCCCTTGGCGTGAAAAAAGAAGTGAATCACCTCACCGATTAG
- a CDS encoding HD domain-containing protein — protein sequence MHQALKDAITISKTLLRNGYDAHVINAPLQEHLLENAKQPTVDIACEPDLDTLIKLFPKAVPLQDKRALATLEENGFTFCFYPLEVAAAGHPELSLLRITPTMMDRMPHEEQLKLRITGFGSPESSNDAYDGFEDVKGGAIQLAGLPDETLRHNYLLAVRALRFAANFDLPIEPNTWLAIVRASSRVLDYVPATDIMDEWRKVAAESMYRFVRLLFDSHILQGLIPEVASLSCLTQMRNKDGETENVFEHTLECMKHYPEEDFHYDWLGTMAMLFHDVGKLYTGEYFDGIWTYYQHHRVGAKVTRKILRRLHFAQEDIDLLCHLVRHHMRFHFMMTDRGIRRFKALDDYPRLIAMARADLKARDGILTSFNHNMKYLDRAETPEQMLEPLLNGNEIMSETKLSPGPLVGIIRDALLQAQIAGEVTDVESAVVFVRDYARKSVG from the coding sequence ATGCATCAAGCGCTCAAAGACGCCATAACCATAAGCAAAACCCTTTTGCGCAATGGCTATGACGCGCATGTTATCAACGCCCCCTTGCAGGAGCACCTGCTGGAAAACGCCAAGCAGCCCACCGTGGACATTGCCTGCGAGCCGGATCTGGATACGCTTATCAAGCTGTTTCCCAAGGCAGTGCCGCTGCAAGACAAGCGCGCACTGGCCACACTGGAAGAAAACGGCTTTACCTTCTGTTTCTACCCTCTTGAAGTTGCCGCTGCGGGTCACCCCGAGCTTTCGCTGCTGCGCATCACGCCTACCATGATGGACAGGATGCCCCATGAGGAGCAGCTCAAGCTGCGCATCACGGGCTTTGGCAGCCCCGAGTCGTCTAACGACGCATACGACGGCTTTGAGGACGTCAAGGGCGGCGCCATCCAGCTGGCTGGCCTGCCGGACGAAACCCTGCGCCACAACTACCTGCTGGCCGTGCGCGCCCTGCGCTTTGCCGCCAATTTTGATCTGCCCATCGAGCCCAACACCTGGCTTGCCATTGTGCGTGCCTCAAGCCGCGTGCTTGATTATGTGCCCGCTACGGATATCATGGACGAATGGCGCAAGGTTGCCGCCGAATCCATGTACCGCTTTGTGCGCCTGCTGTTTGATTCGCACATCCTGCAAGGGCTTATTCCTGAAGTGGCCTCCCTCTCGTGCCTCACCCAGATGCGCAACAAGGACGGCGAGACGGAAAACGTCTTTGAGCACACCCTTGAGTGCATGAAGCACTACCCGGAAGAAGACTTCCACTACGACTGGCTTGGCACCATGGCCATGCTCTTTCACGATGTGGGCAAGCTCTATACCGGCGAGTATTTCGATGGCATCTGGACCTACTACCAGCATCATCGCGTGGGCGCCAAGGTAACGCGCAAGATTCTGCGTCGCCTGCACTTTGCGCAGGAAGACATTGATCTGCTTTGCCATCTGGTGCGCCACCACATGCGCTTCCACTTCATGATGACAGACAGGGGCATACGCCGCTTCAAGGCGCTGGACGATTACCCCCGTCTCATCGCCATGGCCAGGGCGGACCTCAAGGCACGTGACGGCATTCTGACCTCGTTCAACCACAATATGAAGTATCTCGACCGCGCCGAAACGCCCGAGCAGATGCTTGAACCCCTGTTGAACGGCAATGAAATCATGAGCGAAACCAAGCTTTCGCCAGGTCCCCTGGTGGGCATCATCCGCGACGCCCTTTTGCAGGCGCAGATCGCAGGCGAAGTCACCGATGTGGAATCAGCGGTGGTTTTTGTGCGCGATTATGCCCGTAAATCAGTGGGCTAA
- the rlmN gene encoding 23S rRNA (adenine(2503)-C(2))-methyltransferase RlmN, with product MTNLLNLTLPELEAWLQTELGEPKFRAMQIWQWLWQRMVRDFESMTNISKVCREKLMAQAAIVWPEVVTVEKSQDDTTKFLLRLEDGALVETVLIPSDSREGVRRWTQCVSSQVGCAMGCTFCSTGQMGFERNMTMGEILGQVLVARAHLGDDRPEWPMLRNIVFMGMGEPLLNMRELMRSLEGLNNAKGLNFSPRRITVSTCGIEKGLRELGDSGLAYLAVSLHAPTQELRSRIMPKAARWSLEDMFETLKSYPLKTREHITFEYLLLGGVNDGLEQAKELARLVSEVRGKLNLIVYNPAEGAPYAAPTEDDVLAFEQYLWKRKITAILRKSKGQDIKAACGQLKAARLPD from the coding sequence ATGACCAATCTTCTCAACCTGACCCTTCCCGAACTTGAAGCCTGGCTCCAGACAGAACTGGGCGAGCCCAAATTCCGCGCCATGCAGATATGGCAGTGGCTTTGGCAGCGCATGGTTCGCGATTTTGAATCCATGACCAATATTTCAAAGGTCTGCCGCGAAAAGCTCATGGCGCAGGCAGCCATTGTCTGGCCGGAAGTGGTGACGGTGGAGAAAAGTCAGGACGACACCACAAAGTTTTTGCTGCGGCTCGAAGACGGAGCTCTTGTGGAGACCGTGCTCATTCCTTCTGATTCGCGCGAGGGCGTGCGTCGCTGGACTCAATGCGTGTCGTCACAGGTGGGCTGCGCCATGGGTTGCACTTTTTGCTCCACCGGACAGATGGGCTTTGAGCGCAATATGACCATGGGTGAAATTCTGGGGCAGGTGCTGGTGGCCCGTGCGCATCTGGGCGATGACAGGCCGGAATGGCCCATGCTGCGCAATATCGTGTTCATGGGCATGGGCGAGCCCCTGCTCAACATGCGTGAGCTAATGCGCTCGCTGGAAGGCCTGAACAACGCCAAGGGGCTCAATTTCTCCCCCCGGCGCATTACGGTATCCACCTGCGGCATAGAAAAAGGCCTGCGCGAGTTGGGCGATAGCGGTCTGGCCTATCTGGCTGTTTCGTTGCACGCACCCACGCAGGAGTTGCGCTCGCGTATCATGCCCAAGGCCGCCCGTTGGTCGCTGGAGGACATGTTTGAAACGCTCAAATCCTACCCGCTCAAGACGCGTGAGCACATTACCTTTGAATACCTGTTGCTGGGTGGGGTCAACGATGGCCTGGAGCAGGCCAAGGAACTGGCGCGGCTGGTAAGCGAGGTGCGCGGCAAGCTGAACCTTATCGTGTACAATCCTGCGGAAGGAGCACCCTACGCCGCGCCCACAGAAGATGACGTGCTGGCTTTTGAACAGTACCTGTGGAAGCGCAAAATCACCGCCATACTGCGTAAAAGCAAGGGGCAGGACATCAAGGCGGCCTGCGGCCAGCTCAAAGCGGCTCGTCTACCAGACTAG
- a CDS encoding FeS-binding protein has translation MKRQPTLFSSFFSLLWFVSMLNAVWSGIAHLPLMSRYGLVHSANWSPSVWHYYSAAALLFLGTYAFTIWRLQGHSTYCLTRCGLMRVVLLIGLAVTGLALIVHNMPDYSLFDGVYAVVKMLHLTCALALLPLLIYRMFRGWKGGYGWLRPREEAAGPCRPRRRSRDSF, from the coding sequence GTGAAAAGACAACCGACGCTATTTTCATCGTTTTTTAGCCTGCTCTGGTTTGTGAGCATGCTGAACGCTGTGTGGAGTGGTATTGCGCACCTTCCACTCATGAGCCGTTACGGTCTTGTTCACAGCGCAAACTGGTCGCCCTCAGTGTGGCACTATTACTCGGCGGCTGCCCTGCTGTTTCTGGGCACCTATGCCTTCACCATCTGGCGTTTGCAGGGGCACAGCACGTACTGCCTCACACGTTGCGGCCTGATGCGTGTTGTTTTGCTTATTGGGCTGGCTGTTACGGGGCTGGCGCTCATTGTGCACAACATGCCCGACTATTCACTCTTTGACGGGGTGTATGCGGTTGTAAAAATGCTGCACCTGACGTGCGCTCTCGCATTGCTGCCCCTGCTTATCTACAGGATGTTCCGCGGCTGGAAGGGGGGCTATGGCTGGCTCAGACCGCGTGAAGAAGCGGCGGGACCGTGCCGTCCACGCCGGCGAAGCAGGGACAGCTTCTAG
- a CDS encoding 4Fe-4S dicluster domain-containing protein, which produces MGNKLLLQRRSILKAMVGTAGLTLAGTGLPAAGRASSWAESDDLATLIDVDLCNGCGACVAACRFRNLASVPHPVHPIPRPYPAWVRSSDWSDRTDEISRLTPYNWLFIQSCIITVKGVEKRVFLPRRCLHCNNPQCVTLCSTGSMRQSPEGAVYISSSTCLGDGPCDRACPWGIPQRQSGVGPYLNFAPRYVGNGQIFKCDHCRSLLATGQSPACVVACPQGAMRSGPRHDIVKQAKELAEHRGGDIFGLKENGGTNTIYVSSVLFRDIEANMLRQGQVGVGMPSLRPAGASLDKENSLLRAVLLAPAAGAALAGLRMWREKQMRRKP; this is translated from the coding sequence ATGGGCAACAAGCTTTTATTACAGCGCAGGTCGATCCTCAAGGCCATGGTTGGTACAGCCGGGCTGACACTGGCGGGCACAGGTCTGCCAGCAGCAGGGCGGGCCAGCAGCTGGGCCGAGAGCGATGATCTGGCAACACTGATCGATGTTGATCTCTGCAACGGCTGCGGCGCGTGCGTTGCGGCATGTCGTTTCCGCAATCTTGCTTCTGTTCCCCATCCAGTTCATCCTATCCCACGTCCTTATCCCGCATGGGTACGCAGCAGCGACTGGTCTGACCGTACCGACGAAATTTCGCGCCTCACACCCTACAACTGGCTCTTCATCCAGTCGTGCATCATTACTGTCAAAGGCGTTGAAAAGCGTGTTTTTCTGCCCCGCCGTTGCCTGCATTGCAACAACCCCCAGTGTGTGACCCTGTGCTCCACAGGATCAATGCGCCAGAGCCCGGAGGGCGCCGTTTACATCAGCAGTTCTACCTGCTTGGGAGATGGCCCCTGCGACCGCGCCTGCCCCTGGGGTATTCCGCAGCGACAGTCGGGCGTGGGCCCGTACCTGAATTTTGCGCCCAGGTATGTGGGTAACGGACAGATATTCAAATGCGATCACTGTCGAAGTCTGCTGGCCACAGGTCAAAGTCCAGCCTGCGTTGTGGCCTGCCCGCAGGGAGCCATGCGCTCCGGTCCGCGTCACGATATCGTAAAGCAGGCCAAGGAGCTGGCAGAGCACCGGGGCGGTGATATTTTTGGACTGAAGGAAAACGGCGGCACAAATACGATTTATGTTTCGTCCGTTCTGTTCCGAGATATCGAGGCAAATATGCTGCGGCAAGGGCAGGTGGGTGTTGGCATGCCAAGCCTGCGCCCGGCCGGGGCAAGCCTGGATAAGGAAAACAGTCTGTTGCGGGCGGTATTGCTGGCCCCCGCCGCTGGCGCAGCGCTTGCAGGCCTGCGCATGTGGCGCGAAAAGCAGATGAGGCGCAAGCCGTGA
- a CDS encoding oligosaccharide flippase family protein has protein sequence MKLKSIPRRLGYILGAQWTRDLAWAAFTILLARRSPDILGQVVLALTFGYLVKTVADVGLNDFLLSTFARREGRPLALLGEVTWLKLTVLLLALGVTWLVTGWQNYTPELRLVVMCIAAGLGLDGVSDSFFALCQARGRQDVEMRIRVPSALLGIGFGIACVVLGAPPIVIALYKPVESLLCIVFALMALQRNPLAGVGVEGMKDLARHMKHGLIFTCMAGCAMFYNKINVIFLKQYGGNADVGGYGVAWETVEGLSVLVSSALLGKVIFPLLAKLWQQDRGAFRQLAGQTARSLWAASLPIIFLICVESDRFLPLVYGPNYQSAVTAQRLLTPCLATAFLHNLAAYAMIGMRQHRLLLGFYLTGLVCNLICCFTLIPAMPLEGAALSLTITKVWVALLTVGYFQWAARPMNLGQWALMLLTCAVSVGMWWGIGLVAPREVAELAGLVPLLALFWRWRPPPPFEKAAQT, from the coding sequence ATGAAGCTGAAAAGCATTCCCCGCCGGTTGGGGTACATTCTGGGTGCGCAATGGACGCGCGACCTGGCATGGGCCGCTTTTACCATTCTTCTGGCGCGCCGTAGCCCCGATATTCTTGGGCAGGTGGTGCTGGCGCTCACGTTTGGCTACCTTGTAAAAACGGTAGCCGACGTGGGGCTCAACGATTTTTTGCTCTCCACATTCGCACGCCGCGAGGGGCGACCATTAGCCCTGCTGGGTGAAGTGACATGGCTCAAGCTGACAGTGCTGCTGCTGGCCCTTGGCGTTACGTGGCTGGTGACAGGTTGGCAAAATTATACGCCCGAGCTGCGACTGGTGGTCATGTGCATTGCGGCCGGTCTTGGGCTTGATGGCGTCAGCGACTCTTTTTTTGCCTTGTGTCAGGCGCGTGGCCGTCAGGATGTGGAGATGCGCATTCGCGTGCCTTCCGCACTGCTTGGCATTGGTTTTGGCATTGCCTGCGTGGTGCTCGGCGCACCTCCCATTGTCATTGCCCTGTACAAGCCCGTGGAATCCCTGCTGTGCATTGTTTTTGCCCTGATGGCCCTGCAGCGCAATCCTCTTGCGGGTGTGGGCGTGGAAGGCATGAAGGATCTGGCGCGGCACATGAAGCACGGCCTGATCTTCACCTGCATGGCTGGCTGCGCCATGTTTTACAACAAGATCAACGTCATATTTCTCAAGCAGTACGGCGGCAACGCCGACGTGGGCGGGTACGGCGTTGCCTGGGAAACCGTAGAGGGGCTTTCAGTTCTGGTTTCCAGCGCATTGTTGGGCAAGGTGATTTTTCCGTTGCTGGCCAAGCTGTGGCAGCAGGACAGGGGAGCATTCCGCCAGCTGGCTGGTCAGACCGCCCGGTCGCTCTGGGCTGCATCCCTACCTATCATTTTTCTTATCTGCGTGGAAAGCGACCGTTTTCTGCCCCTGGTGTATGGTCCCAACTATCAAAGCGCGGTCACGGCGCAGCGTCTGCTTACTCCCTGCCTTGCCACGGCCTTTCTGCACAATCTGGCGGCCTACGCCATGATCGGCATGCGCCAGCACCGTTTGCTTCTGGGCTTTTATCTCACTGGCCTGGTCTGCAACCTTATCTGCTGCTTTACCCTCATACCGGCCATGCCACTTGAGGGTGCGGCCCTGTCGCTCACCATCACCAAGGTGTGGGTGGCATTGCTCACCGTGGGCTATTTTCAGTGGGCGGCACGACCCATGAATCTGGGCCAGTGGGCCCTCATGCTGCTTACCTGTGCGGTCAGCGTGGGGATGTGGTGGGGCATCGGGCTGGTTGCGCCGCGCGAAGTGGCCGAGCTGGCAGGTCTTGTCCCCCTGCTGGCCCTGTTCTGGCGCTGGCGGCCACCGCCACCGTTTGAAAAAGCAGCCCAGACCTAA
- a CDS encoding efflux RND transporter periplasmic adaptor subunit, protein MQKKQDSIVASALNRAVATAVLAVALIAGGLLWALDAAVAAESGSIGAGATILTGKVVTTVTRAVPVPFNAVVDEVLVKPGQAVDKGAPLMRYHLQEEAERVLQREVTTGAGTEDLKGQVLDLERRLAETAAQRNKARQLAASGLGSAQASSRLEDDVHSLQRRIDLLRTTIQKSEKNFSARLEELSGYFGTTIKEGERLPASLTLTTPIDGYVLSLDGTLNPGSLLGAGMAPVRVGRLDPVLIQVPVYEAEISGIKAGDSVEVEIPSLNNRKFAGTVNEISWVSSDMSVSNPSYYSVEITVPNPNLELKPGFKAVVRFKGSR, encoded by the coding sequence ATGCAGAAAAAGCAGGATTCTATCGTGGCATCTGCGCTAAACCGTGCAGTTGCCACTGCGGTCCTTGCCGTTGCCCTGATCGCCGGGGGCCTGCTGTGGGCCCTGGATGCAGCCGTAGCAGCTGAAAGCGGCTCTATCGGTGCTGGCGCAACGATTCTGACGGGTAAGGTTGTTACCACTGTTACCCGAGCAGTGCCGGTGCCCTTTAACGCGGTGGTTGACGAGGTGCTGGTCAAGCCCGGTCAGGCGGTGGACAAGGGCGCTCCCCTGATGCGCTATCATTTGCAGGAAGAAGCCGAACGCGTGTTGCAGCGCGAAGTGACCACCGGCGCAGGCACTGAAGACCTGAAAGGACAGGTGCTCGACCTTGAGCGTCGCCTTGCAGAAACTGCGGCCCAGCGCAACAAGGCCCGTCAGCTTGCCGCTTCGGGGCTCGGCTCTGCCCAGGCCTCAAGCAGGCTTGAAGACGATGTGCACTCACTGCAGCGCCGCATAGATCTTTTGCGGACGACCATACAGAAGTCTGAAAAGAATTTTTCTGCCCGTCTTGAAGAACTGAGCGGGTATTTCGGTACCACTATCAAGGAAGGCGAACGTCTGCCAGCTTCGCTTACCCTGACCACGCCCATTGATGGCTATGTGCTTTCGCTGGATGGCACTCTCAACCCCGGTTCGCTGCTTGGCGCGGGTATGGCTCCTGTCCGTGTGGGCAGGCTTGACCCCGTGTTGATTCAGGTTCCCGTGTATGAGGCTGAAATCAGCGGCATCAAGGCTGGCGACTCTGTTGAGGTGGAAATCCCCTCGCTTAACAACAGAAAATTCGCTGGTACGGTCAATGAGATATCCTGGGTTTCCAGCGATATGAGCGTCTCCAATCCTTCGTACTACTCGGTTGAGATCACTGTTCCCAATCCAAATCTGGAGCTCAAGCCCGGATTCAAGGCAGTAGTGCGTTTCAAGGGGAGCAGGTAA
- a CDS encoding TolC family protein, which produces MLTAQANLTTRFFLLLMISAALLAGACSKKAGVKSPELPAKHWLQEAPGVPVENKAKLEAAVPNLYDPKKVFSFEDCVFLTIQQSPALVNSAVNIEIKRLAQTDAVWKYLPEPHMNFTVSNNLTRFNMDNSNTPSDYGQTRFRVGFYAAFPNPMATYFEHQVQTAMVNLAISTHRKAVGKAIGRIGEAYLQLQAQQKIVEAQKELLPLGKELVDYWQKVESVDGRQGVSLNLAIQHQRELELKLEQTKMKEIMQRTQLKILAGVEPQQRLEVDTKSADTVLAGFDGHKLTWEDRWPATEDELLLRGQVKLSDYNIMVAWAQYMPTMSIAVNNSPPAGQYQPVNGKEDTFLHLTFDFPLIDWGRRYRGVQTARMNKAQAFHELARKRTDYSNKWLQCEQRVALAETERKLAKTRLDTASMQFKEAQISFHEGIVQLPDVATKQEDMVQARIAYITADLDYKLAMLEWMDLSNSLSQRFLGLPAKEVL; this is translated from the coding sequence ATGCTCACTGCGCAAGCAAATCTTACCACACGTTTTTTTCTGCTGCTGATGATTTCGGCGGCGCTGCTGGCCGGGGCCTGTTCCAAAAAAGCCGGGGTCAAATCGCCCGAACTTCCTGCCAAGCACTGGCTTCAGGAAGCTCCTGGTGTGCCGGTCGAAAACAAGGCCAAGCTTGAGGCGGCCGTACCCAATCTGTACGATCCCAAAAAGGTCTTTTCATTTGAAGACTGCGTGTTCCTAACCATCCAGCAGTCCCCCGCCCTGGTCAACAGCGCGGTGAACATCGAAATCAAGCGGCTGGCGCAGACAGATGCCGTGTGGAAGTACCTGCCGGAACCGCACATGAACTTTACCGTGTCCAACAATCTGACGCGGTTCAACATGGACAATTCCAACACCCCGAGCGACTACGGCCAGACCCGTTTTCGCGTCGGCTTTTATGCGGCCTTCCCCAACCCCATGGCCACCTATTTTGAGCATCAGGTGCAGACGGCCATGGTCAATCTGGCTATCTCCACGCACCGCAAGGCCGTGGGCAAGGCCATCGGCAGGATTGGCGAAGCCTATCTGCAGCTTCAGGCCCAGCAGAAAATTGTTGAGGCGCAGAAAGAACTGCTGCCCTTGGGCAAGGAACTTGTGGACTACTGGCAGAAGGTCGAATCAGTCGATGGCCGTCAGGGCGTGTCGCTCAACCTTGCCATCCAGCACCAGCGCGAGCTTGAACTCAAGCTTGAGCAGACCAAGATGAAGGAAATCATGCAGCGTACCCAGCTCAAGATACTTGCGGGTGTTGAACCCCAGCAGCGTCTTGAGGTCGACACCAAGAGCGCGGACACCGTACTTGCTGGTTTTGACGGCCACAAGCTGACCTGGGAAGACCGCTGGCCCGCCACCGAAGACGAACTTTTGCTGCGCGGCCAGGTCAAGCTGAGCGATTACAACATCATGGTTGCCTGGGCACAGTACATGCCCACCATGAGCATTGCCGTGAACAACAGCCCCCCCGCTGGCCAGTATCAGCCCGTCAACGGCAAGGAGGACACGTTCCTTCATCTTACGTTTGATTTCCCGCTCATTGACTGGGGTCGCCGGTACCGTGGCGTGCAGACCGCCCGCATGAACAAGGCTCAGGCTTTCCATGAACTGGCCCGCAAACGCACCGATTACTCCAACAAGTGGTTGCAGTGCGAACAGCGCGTGGCGCTTGCCGAAACGGAACGCAAGCTTGCCAAAACCCGTCTGGACACGGCCAGCATGCAGTTCAAGGAAGCGCAGATATCCTTTCATGAAGGCATAGTGCAGCTGCCCGATGTAGCCACAAAGCAGGAAGACATGGTTCAGGCCCGCATCGCCTACATTACTGCCGACCTTGATTATAAGCTGGCCATGCTTGAGTGGATGGATCTTTCCAACTCGCTGTCCCAGCGGTTCCTCGGACTTCCTGCCAAGGAGGTGCTGTAA